Genomic window (Vigna unguiculata cultivar IT97K-499-35 chromosome 10, ASM411807v1, whole genome shotgun sequence):
aataaacaggatcagtatataattagagattaaataaaataaatataagaggataataaatgaaaataagttaaatggaagtaaaaagaataatatatgagtcaaaataaataaaaaaattaatataaaacccatgagcttatcaagattaatatataaaagcttaacctcactcccccctaacttattgattgaagagcacactaataatagTTGTAGAAGActaggatctctttgaatctttacTCTTTTCCCTGTTTTCTCTTTATCTCTcttatttctctttctctttctctctctccttccttctttctttctctctcttctttctttctttctttctttctctctttctcactttctcactttttctccttttctttctctctcccgTAACTTCTCAtctcatacatatatataagcaTATACATGCTTATCTTTCTCAAGTCATCATTACCtacattaattaatgtttatctcttaggtcctttttttttttttttttcatcttatcttcttctttttttttcttatcttttcttcttatcttctcatctctttttttttattatttttttttcttttctatattattatttttttttctcttttagaaaattctccatatatttttttttcacacacctatttaataatatttttaatgtttaaactacatcataataaaatatgaaacattagtaaaaatagaagattttctaattgttttatttaaaataaataatatagtttattaaaaaaaaagggatGTTACAAGATGGCCTCTTGCCTGAGCTAGATcatctagcttgagcgagaaccaCTGCAGTGGGGTGTTTGATGTTATGATTTAAGGGATGAAGTTATATGTTTAAATGTGATTTTGTGCAATTAGTCTCTTATATGCTTGGAATGTTGTGTTAATATTCTGTGTGGTGAAATTGGAGGAATATGAATTAAGAGAAGTTGTGGTTGAAatagaatttcaagggaaattcagaTGAGTttgttagtgtgtgtaaggatgtGAGGAAtctgtattggttggtatcttGAAACTCCAATAATTATTCACGCTCAGACAgagcagaatggattatgtcgtgaggagtagcagaaggtcctagtctttggacttgatcaagtcttagacgcgaATGAGACTTATCTTGGGAGTGAtcgggtgataaccccttgcgcccaaactctgtagagtttgggGACCGTCACAGGTGCACGTCGCCAAGAGATCCAACGTcgcttacacaatccggatatcgagtctagagttATATAATTGAGCTATGTTTGTGATGATATCTCTAATGTGAACTGCATGGTTTCTCTTatttcagttagcttaccctttcttgtTTATGTTGTTTCCCTTGTATGtctttcttttgcaatgatcgcctccttttggtgtgagcagagaagAATCCAGATGATGACACCCCTCTCCTGGACAAGAGTTGATCCTTTGCTTGGATATCCAGTGGTAGTTTTTGGGTTAGGTGCTATGGAGTTTTGAGACGTATAAATTAACCTTTTCTTGTATAACTATACTTGCCATCAGGGATTTATATGGTTATTTTGAATGACTGTATCAACACTTTATAACAGTTTATTCATGCTATCTGCTTTGTTTGATcatgatgtaatattttatttagtagcgTGAAAACTATTAAATGCGATGTTACAAACATCCAAAAATCTAATAAAGAATTAGGACTTCAGAATATCACTCATGCAGTAATAAATTACTATGACCAAAAAGGGAAGATGATACAATACAGCATAAAAACTAGGTTCATTCaccaacataaaataaaaaaaattcagaactGAAGTTTAGATGCTACAAAGTTTCTATTCACGAGCCACAACCACCACTTGCTTTCCGACATTGCAACCACTAAAGAGGCCAACCAATGCTGCAGGGCCATTCTCAAGACCCTCAGCAATGTCTTCCACATACACAACCTTCCCTTCTCTAATCAGAGGCAAAACAAACTCCAAGAACTTCGAATATGAATGGTAGAAATCATTTACAATAAAACCTTCCATTTTAACCCTCTTGAATATGAGATGTGCCAAATTTGTTACACCTTCTGGTTGAGTAAGATTGTATTGTGAGATCATTCCACAAACAGGTATCCGACCATGGAGTCTCATATTCGGGAGTACTGCGTCAAGTGTCTTTCCCCCAACATTCTCAAAGTATATGTCAATGCCTTCTGCAAAGTACCTGATTTCCAAATTCACAACTCACTACTATTGCTTCTGTTATCAGCAACTGTAAACATTTTCTTCATgcaaataaacaatataaactCAAATTTCTTTATAAGGACAATGTTACATACTAACCTTTTCAAAGCTGCATTGAGGTCTGGCTCCTCCTTGTAGTTAAAAGCTTCGTCAAATCCTAACTTATTCTTTAGCAGATCCACCTAGTTACAAGACATTCATTTTAGTGCATGAATTTCTAGTCTTATTCATAATACTTCTTTACAAAAAGAGTTTCTCTATCAATGATTTCTGAAACAATTCTcttcatgaatttcttttactGATGAAAACAAAACACCTTTttcaagtataaaaaatattttcagagtgaaaatttataattgaaagaaAAGGCTTTGGCTGTTGTTGTTGTAATTAGGCTAATTGTGTGTTGAACAATACAATGAATATCCTAAATGTTTTGAAGCtaataatcatttatataaGAACATCTCACAGAAACAAATGTACAAACACCTTATCTCTGCTTCCAGCACTTCCAACAACATAACAACCACTCAACTTGGCAAATTGGCCAACAAGTTGACCAACAACACCAGATGCAGCTGAAACATAaacattttctccttttttggGAGAACCTAATTCAAAGAAACCAGCATAAGCAGACAATCCTGGCATACCTGTGATCAGAAAACAAAATGGTCAAAAGACACAGCAAAATTATAGAAAACCATAGAAGAACATCAATAAGCTTGCATGCAAGATTGCTGAGATTCATTCAATTTTATGAATGAAGATCATACTGACATCACCTGCATCATCATTCActaatatgaaaagaaattgaaattgttgaGAGTGTACATACCAAGAATTCCAGTGTAGAAGGAAAGTGGGACATGAGTGTGGTGAATTTTGAAACATATTTGAGATGGAGAGATAAAGCTATACTCTTCCCATTTGGTAATTCCCCAAACCAAATCATCTTTCTTATAATCTGGATGTCCAGATTCCACCACTTTAGACACACCATATCCTGTCAAGCCTGCAATACATGTTTTAGGTTTTCTGTATATCCATTTAGTTTCTGGATACATCATTTCAGTATTTGTTTAGTtcttataagtattttttttagtatttataaatataatttttatcttctaagatataaattcataaaattgaaaagagattagaaataatatacaaagactaaaattatcttttaaatatataaataaaaactaaatttacttacatatataaaccaaaaatataagtAGAGTGTATTTGGAGTAGCTTCTCCATAAAcattttgaaaggaaaaaaatattgtaaaataaataagtaaaaaaagaattaattaataagttaaAGTTTGTTTTTACaagaattagaaataaaaaaataaaaataaaaacaaaaacatttggAAATAATTGTACAAATGATTTCATTACAGGTTTAaaacattactaaaaaaatatatat
Coding sequences:
- the LOC114167413 gene encoding 2-alkenal reductase (NADP(+)-dependent)-like produces the protein MAEVRNKRVVLRDYVAGFPKESDMKLVEGRIKLKVPEGSDNVLVKNLYLSCDPIIRVLMIKIEVVDEYHHYTPDAVGLTGYGVSKVVESGHPDYKKDDLVWGITKWEEYSFISPSQICFKIHHTHVPLSFYTGILGMPGLSAYAGFFELGSPKKGENVYVSAASGVVGQLVGQFAKLSGCYVVGSAGSRDKVDLLKNKLGFDEAFNYKEEPDLNAALKRYFAEGIDIYFENVGGKTLDAVLPNMRLHGRIPVCGMISQYNLTQPEGVTNLAHLIFKRVKMEGFIVNDFYHSYSKFLEFVLPLIREGKVVYVEDIAEGLENGPAALVGLFSGCNVGKQVVVVARE